One genomic region from Pecten maximus chromosome 5, xPecMax1.1, whole genome shotgun sequence encodes:
- the LOC117327037 gene encoding four-jointed box protein 1-like → MRKSTGYVMMGIGFTLGIVLGLLIQLPVITLPTSGREHRALELDLVGSEPDIRKRVLTNGLNNGDINNVLRNGEGLNGITQNYPLRGLKHSLHSVVYPTNNGSKSHLQEKSVPIPDITRDYQQQSANQPIVSPPASELDIPKQDQRGASWVKAVSDMVDGIMWSSALEKSCLPAGQSDKEQNQWREKSSRSKVVKMSEGCGRMQNRLLMLSDGTRACARYRLNTDQIQGEIYSFYLGRLLRINNLLPTVLSVVNSHSDHWRTVHTEMANAQWSDNKVVVLTRWSEGLNPAYIPVHLRGDDRALLPTSGSLGDMGACELLQWSDLIVFDYLIANLDRVVNNIHNKQWNSQMMESPAHNLERDTDGNLVFMDNESGLFHGYRLLDKYSSYHKSLLNSLCVFRNSTANIIERLHLSGNVGEELHQLFVREEPSHTSVPTIPKKNMEILQQRVSDVYEQIQHCRARFM, encoded by the coding sequence ATGAGAAAGAGTACAGGGTATGTCATGATGGGAATTGGATTTACACTCGGAATTGTGTTGGGGCTGCTAATACAGCTTCCGGTTATCACCCTCCCAACTTCCGGTCGGGAGCATCGTGCCCTGGAACTAGACCTCGTGGGGTCGGAGCCAGACATTCGAAAGAGGGTACTGACGAACGGTTTAAATAACGGCGATATTAATAATGTATTAAGGAATGGTGAAGGGTTGAACGGAATTACACAGAATTATCCTTTAAGAGGATTGAAACATTCACTTCACAGCGTTGTTTATCCCACAAACAATGGAAGTAAGTCGCACTTACAGGAGAAATCTGTGCCGATCCCTGATATTACACGAGATTACCAGCAACAATCCGCCAATCAGCCAATTGTTTCACCTCCGGCAAGTGAGCTGGACATCCCCAAGCAGGATCAGCGAGGTGCTTCCTGGGTCAAGGCTGTTTCGGACATGGTTGACGGGATAATGTGGTCGTCTGCATTGGAAAAAAGCTGTTTACCAGCTGGACAATCCGATAAAGAACAAAACCAATGGCGTGAAAAATCGTCCCGCTCAAAAGTTGTAAAAATGAGTGAGGGATGTGGGAGGATGCAGAATCGTCTGCTCATGTTGTCTGACGGGACACGCGCATGCGCAAGGTATCGTCTCAACACGGATCAAATTCAAGGagaaatttattcattttatcttGGGAGATTACTACGCATTAATAATCTTTTACCAACAGTGCTAAGTGTGGTCAACTCTCACAGTGACCACTGGCGGACAGTTCATACGGAGATGGCTAATGCCCAGTGGTCAGACAATAAGGTAGTCGTGTTAACACGGTGGTCAGAGGGACTGAACCCTGCCTACATACCCGTCCACCTCCGGGGGGACGACCGCGCGCTCCTTCCAACATCCGGGTCACTGGGTGACATGGGCGCGTGCGAACTGTTGCAGTGGTCAGATCTTATagtgtttgattatttaattgctAACCTTGACCGCGTGGTCAACAATATCCATAACAAACAATGGAATAGTCAGATGATGGAAAGCCCCGCCCACAATCTCGAGCGGGATACAGACGGAAATCTCGTTTTCATGGACAATGAGTCGGGGTTGTTCCATGGCTACCGGCTCTTGGACAAATATTCATCATATCATAAATCTTTATTAAACTCATTGTGTGTGTTTAGAAACAGTACAGCAAATATCATTGAACGTTTACATCTCTCTGGTAACGTCGGCGAGGAACTGCACCAACTTTTTGTCAGGGAAGAGCCCTCACATACCTCTGTCCCGACCATTCCAAAAAAGAACATGGAAATTCTACAGCAACGAGTTAGTGATGTGTATGAACAAATTCAGCATTGTCGAGCCCGCTTTATGTAA